The following are from one region of the Biomphalaria glabrata chromosome 12, xgBioGlab47.1, whole genome shotgun sequence genome:
- the LOC129922189 gene encoding uncharacterized protein LOC129922189, protein MELNQKTPKRGRASTWSPEDLQKALEALRNKYGLNEVSRLYGIPKPTLKRHLDGKNKFANGNVVQRGRMTVLPAELENELVSHINQLEGMLFGLTRNDIRCLAYQIAEKNGLSHRFNKTEGMAGKDWFRDFKKRHNLSLRQPEATSLARSTGFNKIAVNRFFDKLESIITENKLDALRIFNTDETALSTVQKKQQKVVSLTGRHQVGKLTSAERGLTTTAIFCANAAGNAIPPMLVYKRKRMKGELLDGAPPGTIAVCNESGWMTADSFSEWMDHFINSVKPSKEKPVLLILDGHTSHSKNLQAITAASNSCVIMLSLPPHTTHKLQPLDVSFFKPLQSCYVQESDKWLFNHPGRGITVFQVATILGRAYPRAASVANFANGFLKCGIWPCNRHIFTESDFETSICSVINIPVEPIPSTSNSQHDQLLVQSSSDSSTIVATSPLTSSNEPRFGATAQSSIHSNFSHLELSISAYNAIPTEPDGRCFFRSIRISLHEHLQLTDRDSSGVVCSLQVKIQEKALADSLRAQVVDYICKNIEHYTDLDAATLCADMPHAKFDNIFERLDSISRPNTMVGELEIIATTKLLRKPIVIMNATSNVVLKYGMNDFPSSPAVVIRFTNIGDDVGHYDCLIPSRQSKSKYIPVTAISPISVKEPPPPPHGC, encoded by the exons ATGGAGCTTAATCAAAAGACACCAAAACG ggGCAGAGCTTCAACCTGGTCCCCGGAGGATCTTCAGAAAGCCTTAGAGGCATTGAGGAATAAATATGGTCTCAATGAAGTGTCTAGACTTTACGGTATACCTAAACCAACTCTAAAAAGACACTTAGATGGAAAAAACAAGTTTGCGAATGGGAATGTAGTACAAAGAGGTAGAATGACAGTTCTACCAGCAGAGCTTGAGAATGAACTTGTCAGTCACATCAATCAACTGGAAGGAATGCTGTTCGGCCTGACCAGAAACGATATAAGATGTCTTGCATACCAAATAGCAGAAAAAAATGGCTTGTCTCACAGATTTAATAAAACAGAAGGAATGGCAGGAAAAGACTGGTTTAGAGATTTTAAGAAACGTCACAATCTGAGCTTGCGACAACCTGAAGCAACATCTCTTGCGCGTAGTACCGGTTTTAACAAGATAGCAGTTAACAGATTTTTTGACAAACTTGAAAGCATCattacagaaaataaattagatGCTCTTAGGATCTTCAATACCGATGAAACAGCGCTCTCAACTGTCCagaaaaaacagcaaaaagtgGTGAGCTTGACAGGAAGGCATCAGGTGGGGAAGTTGACCAGTGCAGAAAGAGGTCTTACCACCACAGCAATATTTTGCGCTAATGCAGCAGGAAATGCTATTCCACCTATGCTTGTCTACAAGCGAAAACGGATGAAGGGCGAACTTTTAGATGGTGCTCCTCCAGGAACAATCGCTGTATGCAATGAAAGTGGCTGGATGACTGCAGATAGCTTTTCAGAATGGATGGATCATTTTATAAACAGTGTAAAACCATCAAAAGAAAAGCCTGTTCTTCTTATCTTGGATGGACATACCTCTCACAGCAAAAATTTGCAAGCCATCACTGCTGCAAGTAACTCTTGTGTTATTATGCTCAGCTTGCCCCCTCATACTACACATAAGCTTCAACCTTTGGATGTCTCGTTTTTTAAGCCCCTGCAAAGCTGTTATGTACAAGAGTCAGATAAGTGGCTTTTTAATCATCCAGGTAGAGGAATTACTGTATTTCAGGTGGCTACCATCTTAGGCAGAGCATACCCAAGAGCAGCTTCGGTCGCAAATTTTGCTAATGGTTTTTTGAAATGTGGCATATGGCCTTGCAATCGACATATATTCACTGAAAGTGATTTTGAAACCTCCATTTGCTCAGTTATAAATATTCCTGTAGAACCCATCCCTTCAACCTCAAATTCCCAACATGATCAGTTGTTAGTGCAGTCATCATCAGACTCCTCAACAATAGTTGCAACATCCCCACTCACTTCATCAAATGAACCACGATTTGGTGCAACTGCTCAAAGCTCCATACATTCAAATTTTTCTCACCTAGAACTTTCTATATCTGCGTACAATGCAATTCCAACAGAGCCTGACGGCAGATGCTTTTTTAGAAGCATTCGCATTTCATTACATGAACATCTCCAGCTAACTGACAGAGATTCAAGTGGAGTTGTATGTAGCCTGcaagttaaaatacaagaaaaggcATTGGCAGACTCTCTTAGAGCACAAGTTGTTGactatatttgtaaaaacattgagcattatacTGACCTTGATGCAGCAACATTGTGTGCTGACATGCCACATGCAAAATTTGACAATATTTTTGAAAGGCTAGATAGTATTTCTAGACCAAATACTATGGTTGGCGAGCTAGAGATAATAGCAACTACGAAGCTGCTCAGAAAGCCAATTGTCATTATGAATGCAACTagtaatgttgttttaaaatatggcaTGAATGATTTTCCTTCCTCCCCTGCAGTAGTTATTCGATTTACAAATATTGGAGATGATGTAGGCCATTATGATTGCTTAATTCCTTCTCGGCAATCAAAGTCTAAATACATCCCTGTAACTGCAATCTCTCCTATCTCAGTaaaagaaccccccccccccccccatggatgttaa